A single Sulfurimonas aquatica DNA region contains:
- a CDS encoding SH3 domain-containing C40 family peptidase, whose amino-acid sequence MRKLFLIFTTLFTLVGCSLKDDAKPTIADSLDIIEVSQNVSRYTSLIDDKNISTLEQFENNYFRVWNIKKISTSLEDARWAYTIYTPLNSYGENLQTIKQDFFDIIEDNSNFSEYATYNKRAVSLKELNIRTFPTNRPLFLDPDIAGEGFPFDYLQNSTISANKPLFISHYSKDKEWAFVECSFTFGWVETRDIALLSKKYTDRWQKAKQVFITKDGYAIRDKRDNFLFNSKIGMMLPLISEDENSYSVLAISNYKGSEALYREVNLPKSVAHEDILDFNSQNINNIISQLLKSNYGWGGMYSQRDCSSTIRDFFAPFGIWLPRNSSKQAEFGEIISLDAMNNEEKINIIKKHAKPFRTLLYKQGHIVLYVGEVDGEIIVFHNTWGIKTKEKLEEGRFIIGRTLFSTLFLGKKHAKHDPDALIIEKLKSLSKL is encoded by the coding sequence TTGAGAAAACTATTTTTGATTTTTACTACTTTATTTACTCTTGTTGGTTGCTCATTAAAAGATGATGCAAAGCCAACAATTGCTGATTCTTTAGATATTATTGAAGTATCTCAAAATGTATCTCGATATACAAGTCTAATTGATGATAAAAATATATCAACATTAGAGCAATTTGAAAACAACTATTTTAGAGTTTGGAATATCAAAAAGATATCAACATCCCTAGAAGATGCGAGATGGGCATATACTATATATACTCCTTTGAATAGTTATGGAGAAAATCTTCAAACAATAAAGCAAGATTTTTTTGATATTATAGAAGATAACTCAAACTTTAGTGAGTATGCAACATATAATAAAAGAGCTGTGAGTTTAAAAGAACTAAACATAAGAACATTTCCAACAAATCGGCCACTTTTTTTAGATCCTGATATAGCAGGGGAGGGCTTTCCTTTTGACTACCTACAAAATAGTACTATCTCTGCAAATAAACCACTCTTTATTTCTCACTATTCTAAAGATAAAGAGTGGGCTTTTGTAGAGTGTAGTTTTACATTTGGATGGGTTGAAACACGAGATATAGCTCTTTTATCAAAAAAATATACAGATAGGTGGCAAAAAGCAAAACAAGTGTTTATAACAAAAGATGGGTATGCCATTAGGGATAAAAGAGACAATTTTCTTTTTAACTCTAAAATTGGCATGATGCTTCCTTTGATTAGTGAAGATGAAAATAGTTACAGTGTACTAGCTATATCCAACTATAAAGGGAGTGAAGCACTCTATAGAGAAGTAAATCTACCTAAATCAGTGGCACATGAAGATATCTTAGATTTTAATTCTCAAAATATCAATAATATAATTAGCCAACTATTAAAATCTAACTATGGATGGGGTGGGATGTATTCACAAAGAGATTGCTCTTCGACTATAAGAGATTTTTTTGCTCCCTTTGGTATTTGGTTACCTAGAAACTCTTCAAAGCAGGCTGAATTTGGAGAGATAATCTCTTTAGATGCAATGAATAATGAAGAAAAAATAAATATTATTAAAAAGCATGCCAAGCCATTTAGGACGCTACTTTATAAACAAGGGCATATAGTGCTTTATGTAGGTGAAGTCGATGGTGAAATTATTGTATTTCATAATACATGGGGCATAAAAACAAAAGAAAAACTTGAAGAGGGACGATTTATAATTGGTAGAACACTCTTTAGTACGCTCTTTTTAGGTAAAAAACATGCTAAACATGATCCTGACGCACTTATAATAGAGAAGCTAAAAAGTCTTTCTAAGCTTTAA
- a CDS encoding helicase-related protein: MSEETAKPKKKYYDYISVGNRTKQVAYFVEQHDKPVHLELFLKENPTTKTALIVKSKKTADALGLYLKEKAINAIVIHGNHRASQIEEAKGKFSADNEGLLITTSKIYEFLELSDIKRIINYDLPLEPESYFKTLRAVDETGESISFVSIDDEKMLETIELMMKYEMPKEEIEAFTHTALPKIQKKKKKPRHKKKKQKPNPYVPVEDSLK, translated from the coding sequence ATGAGCGAAGAGACTGCAAAACCGAAAAAAAAATATTATGATTATATAAGTGTGGGAAACCGCACAAAGCAAGTAGCCTACTTCGTAGAACAGCATGATAAACCTGTGCACCTTGAGCTATTTCTAAAAGAAAATCCAACTACAAAAACCGCTCTCATCGTAAAAAGTAAGAAAACAGCTGACGCGTTAGGTCTTTATCTTAAGGAAAAAGCTATAAACGCCATAGTAATTCACGGTAACCATAGAGCGTCTCAAATCGAAGAGGCTAAAGGTAAGTTTAGTGCTGATAATGAAGGTCTTTTAATTACTACAAGTAAAATCTATGAGTTTCTTGAGCTCTCAGACATCAAAAGAATCATTAACTATGACCTCCCATTAGAACCTGAGAGTTACTTCAAGACACTTAGAGCGGTTGATGAGACAGGAGAGTCTATCTCTTTTGTAAGCATAGATGATGAAAAAATGCTTGAGACGATAGAGCTCATGATGAAGTATGAGATGCCAAAAGAGGAGATAGAAGCCTTTACTCATACAGCTCTACCAAAGATCCAGAAAAAGAAAAAGAAACCTCGCCATAAAAAAAAGAAACAAAAACCCAACCCATACGTACCTGTAGAGGATTCTTTAAAGTAA
- a CDS encoding adenylate kinase, whose product MKKLFLIIGAPGSGKTTDAEIIAQENESISHYSTGDMLRAEVASGSDLGKEIDNYISKGLIVPIKIAIETITNAIKNAPTDIVILDGYPRSIEQMDSLEDFLKTDRDIILTSVIEVKVSEETARDRVLGRARGADDNNDVFNNRMRVYTEPLLQIQAFYSAKNILKVISGEGTIEEIVLEMKNFINSHI is encoded by the coding sequence TTGAAAAAACTTTTTTTAATTATTGGAGCTCCCGGCTCTGGTAAAACGACTGATGCTGAGATAATTGCGCAAGAAAATGAGAGTATATCTCACTACTCAACAGGCGATATGTTACGAGCGGAAGTGGCTTCAGGAAGCGATTTAGGAAAAGAGATAGACAACTACATCTCAAAAGGTCTTATCGTCCCCATTAAAATAGCAATTGAAACTATTACTAACGCCATTAAAAATGCTCCAACTGATATAGTTATACTTGATGGATATCCAAGAAGTATAGAGCAAATGGACTCCTTAGAAGATTTTTTAAAAACTGATAGAGATATAATACTTACTAGCGTGATTGAAGTTAAAGTGAGTGAAGAGACTGCTAGAGATAGAGTTTTAGGTCGTGCTCGTGGTGCTGATGATAACAATGATGTCTTTAATAATCGTATGAGAGTATACACTGAGCCCCTGCTCCAAATACAGGCTTTTTATTCTGCAAAAAATATCTTAAAAGTCATATCTGGTGAAGGTACTATAGAAGAGATAGTATTAGAGATGAAAAATTTTATAAACTCACATATTTAG
- a CDS encoding competence/damage-inducible protein A produces MNFYAVIIGTEILNGRREDKHFEFLKKELTKFGHTLYASFVIEDNEELITNIFNMVKDDKDGIMFSFGGIGSTPDDLTREIASKVFTGNNVITHEKFLQDILDRFKDEAYPYRVHMADLPPSADLLFNPINNMSGFSLSSRYFFVPGFPSMAHPMIIDVIKKYFSDSVKKFRHTLLAKTSENTLIPLMQKVPSSLSLSSLPIFIDSKPNVELSLEGENESEVKAYFNTFIELLENQKIVYKLI; encoded by the coding sequence ATGAATTTTTATGCAGTAATAATAGGAACAGAGATTTTAAACGGTAGGCGAGAAGATAAACATTTTGAGTTCTTAAAAAAAGAACTCACAAAATTTGGCCACACATTGTATGCATCATTTGTTATAGAGGATAATGAAGAGCTTATAACAAATATATTTAATATGGTTAAAGATGATAAAGATGGCATTATGTTCTCATTTGGAGGTATTGGTTCAACACCAGACGATTTAACCCGAGAAATAGCTTCAAAAGTATTTACAGGGAACAATGTAATAACACATGAAAAGTTTCTTCAAGACATACTTGATAGATTTAAAGATGAAGCATATCCTTATAGAGTACATATGGCTGACTTACCACCAAGTGCTGATCTTCTGTTTAATCCAATAAACAATATGTCAGGCTTCTCTTTAAGTAGTCGTTATTTTTTTGTTCCAGGATTTCCATCCATGGCTCACCCCATGATCATAGATGTAATTAAAAAGTATTTTTCCGACTCTGTCAAAAAGTTTCGACATACGCTTCTAGCAAAGACAAGTGAAAATACGCTAATACCACTTATGCAAAAAGTTCCAAGCAGTCTTAGTCTATCTTCATTGCCAATTTTTATAGACTCTAAGCCTAATGTAGAGTTATCCTTAGAAGGAGAGAATGAGAGCGAAGTAAAAGCATATTTTAACACTTTTATAGAACTATTAGAAAATCAAAAGATTGTCTATAAATTAATTTAA
- a CDS encoding Hsp20/alpha crystallin family protein, with protein MNKSLKSILLISMLGASLNASSWTMNQDFNDEFSKVDKYINSMINAHFKNNPRFNAQRPKLNMYDKDDKYILEFDVAGFEKKEIKLSIDQNNLLTLEGEKNSTLKEESGSLIREEVSYGKFKRVLQLPENADQNRVDTKHKNGILSVVIYKKELEKPKSKTIEIK; from the coding sequence ATGAATAAAAGTCTCAAGTCCATTTTACTAATATCTATGCTAGGAGCTAGTCTAAATGCTTCAAGTTGGACTATGAACCAAGATTTTAATGATGAGTTTAGTAAAGTAGATAAATATATAAACTCCATGATAAATGCACATTTCAAAAATAATCCTCGATTTAACGCACAACGCCCTAAACTCAACATGTACGATAAAGATGATAAATATATTTTAGAGTTTGATGTTGCTGGATTTGAAAAAAAAGAGATTAAACTTTCAATAGATCAAAACAATTTACTAACGCTCGAGGGTGAGAAAAACTCTACTCTAAAAGAGGAATCAGGTTCACTTATTCGAGAAGAGGTTTCATATGGAAAGTTTAAAAGAGTCCTACAACTTCCAGAAAATGCAGATCAAAACAGAGTTGACACAAAACATAAAAATGGAATCCTTAGCGTAGTGATTTATAAAAAAGAGCTAGAAAAGCCAAAATCAAAGACTATAGAGATTAAATAA
- a CDS encoding NAD(+)/NADH kinase has protein sequence MKEINIRKIGVILRPSTPELKESYYRLEKVFQKYNIEVLIDSISGGMIGIMGMEFDILCQNSDILVTLGGDGTLISTVRRSFKYDIPILGVYAGNLGFLADVQLDELDDFVEKLSIGNYRVDERAILEARFTQNANEIKRYAFNDIVITRHSVSNMIHVETLVDSKAFNTYHGDGVIVSTPTGSTAYNLSAGGPVLFPLTNVFALTPICPHSLTQRPVVLPGEFSIEMKTPMEKALVIIDGQDKHELDEGQSIHIKLASSKVRLIHKNEFNYFDVLKEKLGWGA, from the coding sequence TTGAAAGAAATAAATATTAGAAAAATCGGTGTTATTTTAAGACCCTCTACTCCCGAGCTTAAAGAGAGCTATTACAGGCTTGAGAAGGTATTTCAAAAGTATAATATAGAAGTTTTAATAGATAGTATTAGTGGTGGAATGATAGGAATTATGGGAATGGAGTTTGATATTTTATGTCAAAACTCTGATATTTTAGTGACCCTTGGTGGAGATGGAACACTTATCTCTACTGTAAGGCGTTCATTTAAATATGATATTCCAATCCTTGGTGTTTATGCTGGTAACTTAGGTTTTTTAGCAGATGTTCAACTTGATGAACTCGATGATTTTGTTGAGAAATTAAGTATAGGTAACTATAGAGTTGATGAGAGAGCCATACTTGAAGCTAGGTTTACTCAAAATGCTAATGAAATAAAGAGATACGCCTTTAATGACATAGTTATAACACGACACTCTGTTTCAAACATGATTCACGTTGAGACTCTTGTGGACTCAAAAGCTTTTAATACTTACCATGGCGATGGCGTTATAGTCTCAACACCAACTGGCTCAACGGCTTATAACCTCTCAGCGGGTGGACCAGTTCTTTTTCCTTTGACTAATGTTTTTGCACTTACTCCTATCTGTCCACACTCTCTAACGCAAAGGCCAGTTGTGCTACCAGGTGAGTTTTCTATAGAGATGAAAACGCCTATGGAAAAAGCTCTAGTCATCATAGATGGACAAGATAAACATGAGCTTGATGAGGGGCAGAGCATACATATAAAACTTGCAAGCTCTAAGGTAAGACTTATTCATAAAAATGAGTTTAACTATTTTGACGTACTTAAAGAGAAGTTAGGGTGGGGTGCATAA
- a CDS encoding tetrahydrodipicolinate N-succinyltransferase N-terminal domain-containing protein: MNIIETTDAFKALIDEIKTSTPNYKDPLAFGICRVDLGQLNVDKSLQATYPIINWDENFGSAAIFIKALAEQGINVDFSKNEVVCDINLEFLRNCLNAFTPYSDEAHGDAHKNIQVVSSLYSQIINNGSFDGEFKVTFLFEDGACESVEATYLKLYALSTAKVHLRELNLNGAFGSLPNVAWSNGQPIELDYLREFEIELKLSGEYPHIDFVDKFPRFLQHIIPADNTRILDTSKVRFGAQLAAGTTVMPGASYINFNAGTTGPVMVEGRISSSAIVGAGSDVGGGASILGVLSGTDGNPISIGKNTLLGANSTCGIPLGDACIIDAGLAILEGTKVGIYPEELKKIMEVNTNAKMQGEIFKAGQLANFSGIHFRQNSMTGEITASRSTREIKLNADLH, encoded by the coding sequence ATGAATATAATCGAAACAACTGATGCTTTTAAAGCACTTATAGACGAAATAAAAACTTCAACACCTAATTACAAAGACCCTCTTGCCTTTGGTATATGTAGAGTAGACTTAGGTCAATTAAATGTAGATAAATCACTCCAAGCAACATATCCAATAATTAACTGGGATGAGAACTTTGGTAGTGCCGCTATTTTTATTAAAGCACTTGCAGAACAAGGTATTAATGTTGATTTTTCTAAAAATGAAGTTGTATGCGATATAAATCTAGAATTTTTAAGAAACTGTCTTAACGCCTTTACTCCTTACTCAGATGAAGCTCATGGCGACGCACACAAAAATATTCAAGTTGTATCCTCTTTATACTCACAAATTATCAATAATGGTTCTTTTGATGGAGAGTTTAAAGTAACTTTTCTATTTGAGGATGGAGCATGTGAAAGCGTTGAGGCAACTTATCTTAAACTTTACGCTCTTTCAACTGCTAAAGTTCACTTAAGAGAGCTTAATTTGAATGGTGCATTTGGATCTCTTCCAAATGTTGCTTGGTCAAATGGTCAGCCAATAGAATTAGACTATCTTAGAGAGTTTGAAATCGAATTAAAACTATCTGGCGAATATCCTCATATTGATTTTGTTGATAAATTTCCAAGATTTTTACAGCATATAATCCCAGCTGACAATACAAGAATATTAGATACGTCAAAAGTTCGTTTTGGTGCACAACTAGCTGCTGGGACAACTGTAATGCCTGGCGCTTCTTATATCAACTTTAATGCAGGAACAACTGGTCCAGTTATGGTTGAGGGACGTATCTCGTCATCTGCTATAGTTGGTGCAGGTAGTGATGTTGGTGGGGGAGCTTCTATTCTTGGTGTTCTTAGTGGCACAGATGGAAATCCTATCTCTATAGGTAAAAACACTCTACTTGGAGCTAACTCAACATGTGGTATACCACTAGGTGATGCATGTATTATTGATGCTGGCCTTGCTATCTTAGAGGGTACTAAAGTTGGTATATATCCAGAAGAACTTAAAAAAATTATGGAAGTTAACACAAATGCAAAAATGCAGGGTGAAATATTCAAAGCTGGACAGTTGGCAAACTTTAGTGGGATACACTTTAGACAAAACTCAATGACTGGAGAGATTACTGCTTCTCGTTCAACTAGGGAAATAAAGCTAAACGCGGACTTACACTAA
- the aspS gene encoding aspartate--tRNA ligase: MRTHYCTDLNEENVGQDVVLTGWANNHRDHGGIIFIDLRDKTGLIQLTCDPEDSAEAHKIANSVRDEYVLIAKGTVRLRGEGLTNPRLKTGSIEIVVTELIIENKSAALPFVIGDKKVGEETTLKYRYLELRDPDLYEVFRLRSKAAIAARNILDANGFLEVETPILTKSTPEGARDYLVPSRVHDGEFYALPQSPQLFKQLLMVGGFDRYFQIAKCFRDEDLRADRQPEFTQIDVEMSFCNQEDVIEVAEDLLVAMFSACGVEVKPPFNRITYNNAMEWYGSDKPDLRYDLKMVDVIDIFERCDNEIFTNIAKQPHKNRIKALKVPGADLIFSKREMKTFEDYVRKFGAHGLGYFQMKEDGLKGPLIKFFSEKDIALLVDRLEMEVGDVVFFGAGDKKTVWDYMGRLRIFLAEHEKMNILDRDAFEFVWVVDFPMFEVEDGRVKALHHPFTMPKDTDKDDVEEIESIAYDIVLNGTELGGGSIRIHKEEVQEEVFKLLGIEEEEAQEKFGFLLDALKFGAPPHGGFALGFDRLMMLISKKASIRDVIAFPKTQKASCVLTKAPSPVDNTQLRDLHIRLREKSK, from the coding sequence TTGAGAACTCATTACTGTACAGATTTAAACGAAGAGAATGTAGGACAAGATGTTGTTCTAACAGGTTGGGCAAATAATCACCGTGATCATGGTGGAATTATATTCATAGATTTACGTGACAAGACTGGTCTTATCCAGCTTACTTGCGACCCAGAAGATAGTGCTGAAGCACATAAGATTGCGAATAGCGTACGCGATGAGTATGTTCTTATAGCTAAAGGCACTGTTCGCTTACGTGGTGAAGGTCTTACTAATCCGCGTTTAAAAACAGGTTCAATTGAGATAGTTGTTACTGAGTTAATTATAGAAAACAAATCAGCGGCACTTCCATTTGTAATAGGTGACAAAAAAGTTGGTGAAGAGACAACTCTTAAGTATCGCTACCTTGAACTTCGCGACCCTGACCTTTATGAAGTATTTCGTCTACGTTCTAAAGCTGCTATTGCTGCGAGAAATATTCTTGATGCAAATGGTTTCTTAGAAGTTGAAACGCCAATTCTTACAAAATCAACTCCAGAGGGAGCAAGAGATTATCTAGTTCCCTCTCGTGTTCATGATGGCGAGTTTTATGCACTTCCTCAATCACCACAACTTTTCAAACAACTTTTAATGGTTGGTGGATTTGATAGATACTTCCAAATAGCGAAATGTTTCCGTGATGAAGATTTACGTGCTGATCGTCAACCAGAATTTACTCAAATAGACGTCGAGATGAGTTTTTGTAACCAAGAAGACGTTATTGAAGTAGCGGAAGACTTACTTGTGGCAATGTTTAGCGCTTGTGGAGTTGAAGTTAAACCTCCATTTAACCGTATCACTTACAACAATGCTATGGAATGGTATGGTTCGGATAAACCAGACCTAAGATATGACCTTAAAATGGTAGACGTTATTGATATTTTTGAGAGATGTGATAATGAAATCTTTACAAATATAGCAAAGCAACCACATAAAAACCGTATTAAAGCTCTTAAAGTTCCTGGAGCAGATTTAATCTTTTCTAAACGCGAAATGAAAACTTTTGAAGACTATGTACGTAAGTTTGGTGCTCATGGTCTTGGATACTTCCAGATGAAAGAAGATGGACTAAAAGGTCCACTTATCAAGTTCTTTAGCGAAAAGGACATTGCACTTTTAGTTGATAGACTTGAAATGGAAGTCGGCGATGTTGTGTTCTTTGGTGCTGGAGACAAAAAAACTGTATGGGACTATATGGGTAGACTAAGAATATTTTTAGCTGAACATGAAAAAATGAATATCTTAGATAGAGATGCTTTTGAGTTTGTATGGGTAGTAGACTTCCCTATGTTTGAAGTTGAAGATGGTCGTGTTAAAGCACTTCACCATCCATTTACTATGCCAAAAGATACTGATAAAGACGATGTAGAAGAGATAGAGTCTATCGCTTATGATATTGTACTTAATGGTACTGAGCTTGGTGGAGGGTCCATCCGTATTCACAAAGAAGAAGTTCAAGAAGAGGTATTTAAACTTCTTGGTATAGAAGAAGAAGAAGCGCAAGAGAAGTTTGGCTTCTTACTAGATGCTCTTAAATTTGGTGCTCCTCCACATGGTGGGTTTGCTCTTGGTTTTGACAGACTTATGATGCTAATCAGTAAAAAAGCAAGTATCCGTGACGTTATTGCTTTCCCTAAAACACAAAAAGCGTCTTGTGTACTCACAAAAGCGCCTAGCCCAGTAGATAATACTCAACTTCGCGACCTTCATATCCGTCTTCGCGAGAAGAGTAAATAG
- the adk gene encoding adenylate kinase, translating to MRIILLGAPGAGKGTQAQFLTKKFNIPQISTGDMLRAAIKAGTEMGKMAKAAMDAGQLVTDEIIIGLVKDRIAEDDCKNGYLLDGFPRTLPQADAVTNAGIQIDAVIEIDVADEVIVKRMSGRRAHLASGRTYHLEYNPPKVAGKDDETGEELVQRPDDKEEVVLDRLKVYHELTQPLIGYYKEQASKVSSLTYITVDGTADISDVETAITSQLG from the coding sequence ATGAGAATCATTCTTTTAGGAGCTCCTGGTGCTGGAAAAGGTACTCAGGCTCAATTTTTAACAAAAAAATTTAACATTCCTCAAATCTCTACAGGCGATATGCTAAGAGCGGCTATAAAAGCTGGGACAGAAATGGGAAAAATGGCAAAAGCCGCTATGGACGCAGGTCAGCTTGTAACTGATGAGATTATCATAGGTCTTGTAAAAGATAGAATTGCTGAAGACGATTGTAAAAATGGTTACCTATTAGATGGTTTCCCTCGTACTCTTCCTCAAGCTGACGCTGTTACAAATGCAGGTATACAAATTGATGCAGTAATAGAGATTGATGTTGCTGATGAAGTGATAGTGAAGCGTATGTCAGGTCGTCGTGCTCACCTTGCTAGTGGTAGAACTTATCATTTAGAGTATAACCCACCAAAAGTTGCGGGTAAAGATGATGAGACTGGCGAAGAGTTGGTACAACGTCCAGATGATAAAGAAGAGGTTGTTTTAGACCGTCTTAAAGTTTACCATGAACTTACTCAACCACTTATAGGTTATTATAAAGAACAAGCTTCTAAGGTATCTAGCTTGACTTACATTACAGTTGATGGCACTGCTGATATTAGCGATGTTGAAACTGCAATAACTTCTCAATTAGGATAA
- a CDS encoding DUF6166 domain-containing protein, translating into MNNHVFKGHRALLGSKYVTYGELELPTRYELFAKSQHGFDWGNGGKASVQLAFSILFQVSNPELAEKYAEKFTADIVKNLNSRDWILSASEVLKWIDTNCEKQVMQKLEPLKKAVKKPKKQKSNVVKDVCKELNITQKNLAEILEVPEGTVSSWAVKNEIPRLGKKAIEFYILNVRNQKIVDSYRSFKNLLEAS; encoded by the coding sequence ATGAATAATCATGTTTTTAAAGGACACCGAGCACTCCTAGGTAGTAAATATGTTACCTATGGTGAATTAGAACTTCCGACAAGGTACGAACTATTTGCAAAGTCGCAACATGGCTTTGACTGGGGAAATGGTGGAAAAGCTTCAGTTCAGCTTGCATTTTCGATTCTTTTTCAAGTTTCAAACCCAGAGTTGGCAGAGAAATATGCAGAAAAGTTCACTGCAGACATTGTTAAAAATCTCAATAGCAGAGATTGGATTTTATCTGCCTCTGAGGTACTAAAATGGATTGATACTAATTGTGAAAAACAAGTAATGCAAAAACTAGAGCCTCTAAAAAAAGCTGTTAAGAAACCAAAGAAACAAAAAAGTAATGTTGTAAAAGATGTATGTAAAGAATTAAATATTACTCAAAAAAACCTTGCTGAAATTCTTGAAGTTCCAGAGGGAACTGTTAGTAGTTGGGCTGTAAAAAATGAAATTCCTAGACTTGGTAAAAAAGCAATAGAATTTTATATACTCAATGTAAGAAATCAAAAAATTGTTGATAGTTACAGAAGTTTTAAAAATCTTCTTGAAGCATCATGA
- the thiI gene encoding tRNA uracil 4-sulfurtransferase ThiI, translated as MQNILPKTQKFILKLFPEIMIKGSSAKRQMVGQLYTNLMGILERIDPNITVKKFSDKIEVVAPIEVLPEVRQRLLDTSGIEQILEALQFDDMDTLDKIKVKVGELVIDSLRDKTFVVRAKRTGNHEFGSIELEQTVGGYLLAHSNAKSVDLRNPEVTVRLELLEKQLNIITTNYKGLSGFPIGTQGDILSLMSGGFDSTVASYLTMKRGIKTHFVFFNLGGNAHEIGVKQVALYLWNKFGSSHKVKFISVPFDDVLEEIFRSTPPTYMGVTLKRLMLKASEKIANEMEIDALLTGESVAQVSSQTLRNLALIDKASDMLILRPLSTMNKPEIMSIANDIGTRLFAEAMPEYCGVISQNPITHGSFKRMEKIAQKFNYDVLDKAVEDAKSIYVHDIVDDVANLAAVEVVEDLSEKDYVVIDIRAEDESIELTCETLKIPFHRLKSEFPKLPKDKEYLLYCEKGIMSQLHAQYLQDEYKCKNVRVYRPL; from the coding sequence GTGCAAAACATACTCCCAAAAACACAAAAATTTATACTAAAACTTTTTCCAGAAATAATGATAAAAGGCTCCTCTGCTAAACGGCAGATGGTTGGTCAACTCTACACAAACCTTATGGGTATTTTAGAGCGAATTGATCCAAATATTACAGTAAAAAAGTTTTCTGACAAAATAGAAGTCGTAGCTCCAATAGAAGTACTTCCAGAAGTAAGACAGAGACTTTTGGATACGTCAGGAATAGAGCAGATACTTGAAGCTCTTCAGTTTGATGATATGGACACTCTTGATAAGATAAAAGTCAAGGTTGGCGAACTTGTTATTGACTCTTTGAGAGATAAAACATTTGTTGTACGTGCTAAACGCACAGGTAATCATGAGTTTGGATCCATAGAGTTAGAGCAGACTGTTGGTGGCTACCTTCTTGCACACTCAAACGCCAAGAGTGTTGATCTTAGAAACCCTGAAGTTACAGTACGTTTAGAACTTCTAGAGAAGCAACTCAACATCATCACTACAAACTACAAAGGTCTAAGTGGTTTTCCCATAGGAACACAAGGAGACATTCTCTCTTTAATGTCTGGAGGATTTGACTCAACCGTAGCTTCGTATCTTACAATGAAACGCGGGATAAAGACTCACTTTGTGTTTTTCAACCTTGGAGGAAACGCCCACGAAATAGGTGTAAAACAAGTCGCTCTTTATCTATGGAATAAATTTGGTTCTTCTCATAAAGTAAAATTTATATCCGTTCCTTTTGATGATGTTTTAGAAGAGATATTTCGCTCAACGCCACCTACTTATATGGGAGTAACGCTTAAGCGACTTATGCTCAAAGCGTCTGAGAAGATTGCCAATGAGATGGAGATAGACGCGCTTTTAACAGGAGAGAGCGTAGCGCAAGTCTCCAGTCAAACACTACGTAACCTTGCACTTATAGATAAAGCTAGCGACATGCTTATACTTCGCCCACTCTCGACTATGAACAAGCCTGAGATTATGTCTATCGCCAACGACATCGGCACGCGTCTTTTTGCAGAAGCTATGCCTGAGTACTGTGGCGTTATATCACAAAACCCCATAACCCACGGCTCTTTTAAACGCATGGAAAAAATAGCGCAAAAGTTTAACTATGACGTACTAGATAAAGCGGTTGAAGATGCTAAGAGTATCTATGTACATGACATTGTCGATGACGTAGCCAACTTAGCCGCTGTAGAAGTTGTAGAGGATTTAAGTGAAAAAGATTATGTAGTCATAGATATTCGAGCGGAAGATGAGTCCATAGAGCTCACTTGCGAGACACTAAAGATACCTTTTCATAGACTCAAATCAGAGTTTCCAAAACTTCCAAAAGATAAAGAGTATCTACTCTACTGTGAAAAAGGTATTATGAGTCAACTGCATGCTCAGTATTTACAAGATGAATATAAATGCAAAAACGTAAGAGTTTATCGACCACTCTAA